The following coding sequences lie in one Zingiber officinale cultivar Zhangliang chromosome 2B, Zo_v1.1, whole genome shotgun sequence genomic window:
- the LOC122045724 gene encoding uncharacterized protein LOC122045724 — translation MMAAAAEKKNRKVGISEEDVSLLLQRYSPTTILTLLQEVSQVASVTIDWNALVKRTATEITSAQEYQMLWRHLAYHHDLLEKIDDGAEPLDDESDLEIEVEAVPAASSEILSEAAACVRVLMSYGLPREHSLTNRTNAEASSSLNGFSDQTLRVPLDKQQQSRANRGTNVTVATLQRQSLAMGTSTEGFEGNGSGSSFPPKKKRKLWTKEEDMELIAAVQKFGEGNWSNILKGDFKHNRTASQLSQRWAIIRKRDANLLQGSSNKLASSTRSEERLATQKAISLALDMPKSGRLLAILSGGTQSIATSSSPALSTAPSDALPISSPPPNQQQQASLAISPKITMNTLNKPQTIPKKSLVSAKPSVGPNSLIQAAAFAAGGRIATPSTAASLFRAAQSKNAVHIRPGGGARSSPINNVKPLTLANTTGQQSMSARSSRVTATILAPSQANPMSVSPRTKLGGPQVQGCHGNAANNPLNVTSTNQGTNIESTSDTLSPEISEKNDDADSSAIDVDDLLVEEIKCEDDMEFDEIMAPDQQMDLLIGDISANEDNDFDSAYDAEATSDKQLDENENRTVNDVLPSDIDTTENKSLEVNDSEDHIPTEERPTLLHDESNKSNCGEHVSLENRTTSPICNDRNDNAEELNGAEIMAEKAESSKELHLDPTQEDASSGGKLLNNDDSIAINAKQAEPGESKVAEEDLTQGD, via the exons GTACAGTCCAACAACAATTCTTACTCTTCTCCAAGAGGTTTCTCAGGTTGCCAGTGTAACAATAGATTGGAATGCACTTGTCAAAAGAACTGCAACAGAAATTACCAGTGCTCAAGAGTACCAGATGCTGTGGCGCCATTTGGCCTACCATCATGATTTGTTGGAAAAGATTGATGATGGAGCTGAACCTTTG GATGATGAGAGTGATCTGGAAATAGAAGTAGAAGCTGTTCCTGCTGCAAGTAGTGAAATCTTGTCTGAAGCTGCAGCATGTGTCAGG GTATTGATGTCCTATGGCCTACCACGGGAACATAGCTTAACAAATCGTACAAATGCAGAAGCTTCTTCATCTCTGAATGGATTCAGTGATCAGACTTTACGAGTTCCATTAGACAAGCAGCAACAGTCACGAGCCAATCGTGGAACTAATGTTACAGTTGCTACTCTTCAGAGGCAGTCTCTGGCCATGGGAACATCAACTGAAGGATTTGAAGGAAATGGATCTGGTTCCAGCTTTCCTccaaaaaagaagagaaaactaTGGACCAAAGAGGAGGATATGGAACTAATAGCTGCAGTTCAAAAGTTTGGTGAAGGGAATTGGTCAAACATTCTCAAAGGAGATTTCAAGCACAACAGAACTGCTTCACAGCTATCACAG AGATGGGCCATTATTAGGAAGCGTGATGCTAACTTACTTCAAGGTTCCAGTAACAAGTTAGCCAGCTCAACACGGTCCGAGGAGAGGCTGGCAACACAAAAGGCAATATCCTTGGCACTTGATATGCCTAAATCTGGAAGATTATTGGCTATACTATCAG GTGGAACACAATCAATTGCAACTTCAAGTTCTCCTGCACTTTCAACTGCTCCATCTGATGCGCTGCCAATTTCAAGTCCCCCGCCTAACCAACAACAACAAGCTTCTCTGGCTATTTCTCCAAAAATAACCATGAATACTTTGAACAAACCTCAGACAATCCCAAAGAAGTCTTTGGTTTCTGCTAAGCCCTCCGTTGGTCCAAACTCTTTGATACAAGCTGCTGCATTTGCTGCAGGAGGGCGCATTGCTACTCCTTCAACCGCTGCCTCCTTGTTCAGAGCTGCACAATCAAAAAATGCTGTTCACATCAGACCTGGAGGAGGTGCTCGATCTTCTCCAATCAACAATGTTAAACCATTAACTCTGGCTAACACAACAGGCCAACAGTCCATGAGTGCTCGTTCCAGTAGAGTTACTGCTACTATACTTGCACCATCCCAGGCAAATCCTATGTCAGTGTCACCTAGGACCAAGCTAGGAGGTCCTCAAGTGCAAGGCTGCCATGGAAATGCTGCAAACAATCCTCTTAATGTCACATCGACAAATCAAGGGACAAACATAGAATCCACTTCAGACACTCTTTCCCCTGAAATATCCGAGAAAAATGACGATGCAGATAGTTCTGCCATTGATGTGGATGACTTACTGGTTGAAGAAATAAAATGTGAAGATGACATGGAATTCGATGAAATAATGGCTCCAGACCAACAGATGGACCTGCTCATTGGGGATATTAGTGCAAATGAGGACAATGATTTTGACAGCGCTTATGATGCAGAAGCTACTTCAGACAAGCAGTTGGATGAAAATGAGAACAGAACTGTGAACGATGTACTCCCCTCTGATATAGACACTACTGAGAACAAGAGTTTGGAAGTTAATGATAGTGAGGATCACATTCCAACTGAGGAGAGGCCTACTTTGCTCCATGACGAGTCTAACAAGAGTAACTGTGGGGAACATGTTTCGCTTGAGAATAGGACTACTTCACCTATTTGCAATGATCGGAATGATAATGCAGAAGAGTTAAATGGTGCAGAAATTATGGCGGAGAAAGCTGAAAGCTCCAAGGAACTTCATCTGGATCCGACACAAGAAGATGCTTCTTCAGGTGGAAAGTTACTCAACAATGATGATAGCATTGCTATAAATGCCAAACAGGCTGAGCCAGGTGAGTCGAAGGTAGCGGAGGAGGATCTAACACAGGGAGATTAG